In Archangium lipolyticum, a single window of DNA contains:
- a CDS encoding VIT domain-containing protein yields the protein MRAALAALIVCLLSVPASAQQPESHDTPCPAPASPLSSGAITQGTLVARLRHHASAQGCPESQPQHFSLKHTEVDAEVSGFLASVTVTQVFENPYAEPLEALYVFPLPEKAAVDAMELVIGQRVIRGVIQTREQARDTYERARAEGRTAALLDQERPNIFTQSVANILPGEEIRVRIHYVERLVYESGKYRFDFPMTVGPRFIGGEPLAFRQGEGTAPDTTTVPDASRITPPVLPPEARSGRDIRLSVRLDAGLPVHELRSTSHQVTVSREGPSRARVELAPNDRIPNKTFTLEYRVADALIRPAVLMHREPGADEGYFLVLLNPQLEPKQEEVVPRELYLVLDTSCSQSGQPIEKSKAITAEVLRHLHPEDTFQVLNFDTSVTKFAPTAVPASPENVARALPYVANFWGGGGTDVRVAAQEAMVPANDPARLRMVLFMTDGFIGNDDQVLGTLQQHLREETRVFSVGVGNDVNRYLVAKMGEVGRGASTFVNLRRPEAEVAQEFESRIRGPVLTSVRVDTDGLPVSDVYPRVMPDLFSGQPLFLIGKFHGSGEGLLRITGRVRGQERHFDVPVTFPASAPEHASLRSLWARQRIEELSVENYRGEKPEVVQAITATALQYRLMSKYTSFVAVEEVARTQPGGDPVRELVPVELPEGTSYAAVSGELSREEIPPGDPIISVAAPRNARRVTAYFPFGLVKPLTFDTASGLWRGRFLVPLFVEDGYYDVLVAVEMKDGTVRRREVRYRLDSKGNDFEVALSTRVLAPGQALRLEVDAVEATREVSVYGELFGDEQLLLETRDGLRFSRELVVPAGTGPGDYELVLVARDAAGNRFERREKVRVALSVEE from the coding sequence ATGCGAGCCGCACTCGCCGCGCTCATCGTCTGTCTTCTGTCCGTCCCCGCCTCCGCGCAACAGCCAGAGTCGCACGACACGCCCTGCCCCGCTCCCGCCTCGCCCCTGAGCTCCGGCGCCATCACCCAGGGCACCCTCGTGGCCAGGCTCCGCCACCACGCCTCCGCCCAGGGCTGCCCCGAGTCCCAGCCCCAGCACTTCAGCCTCAAGCACACCGAGGTCGACGCCGAGGTGAGCGGCTTCCTCGCCAGCGTCACCGTCACCCAGGTCTTCGAGAATCCCTACGCCGAGCCGCTCGAGGCACTCTATGTCTTCCCGCTGCCGGAGAAGGCCGCGGTGGATGCCATGGAGCTCGTCATCGGCCAGCGCGTCATCCGTGGCGTCATCCAGACCCGTGAGCAGGCCCGCGACACCTACGAGCGCGCCCGCGCCGAGGGCAGGACGGCCGCGCTGCTCGACCAGGAGCGTCCCAACATCTTCACCCAGTCCGTGGCCAACATCCTCCCCGGGGAGGAGATCCGCGTGCGCATCCACTACGTGGAGCGGCTCGTCTACGAGAGCGGCAAGTACCGCTTCGACTTCCCCATGACGGTGGGCCCACGCTTCATCGGCGGTGAGCCCCTGGCCTTCCGCCAGGGCGAGGGCACCGCGCCCGACACCACCACCGTCCCCGACGCCAGCCGCATCACCCCGCCCGTTCTGCCACCCGAGGCGCGCAGCGGCCGCGACATCCGCCTCTCCGTGCGCCTGGACGCGGGACTGCCCGTGCACGAGCTGCGCTCCACCTCGCACCAGGTGACGGTGTCGCGCGAGGGCCCCAGCCGCGCCCGCGTGGAGCTCGCCCCCAACGACCGCATCCCCAACAAGACCTTCACCCTGGAGTACCGCGTCGCCGACGCCCTCATCCGCCCCGCCGTTCTCATGCACCGTGAGCCCGGCGCCGACGAGGGCTACTTCCTCGTGCTCCTCAACCCCCAGCTCGAGCCCAAGCAGGAGGAGGTCGTGCCTCGCGAGCTGTACCTGGTGCTGGACACCTCGTGCTCGCAGTCCGGCCAGCCCATCGAGAAGTCCAAGGCCATCACCGCCGAGGTGCTGCGCCACCTCCACCCCGAGGACACCTTCCAGGTGCTCAACTTCGACACGTCGGTCACCAAGTTCGCCCCCACCGCGGTGCCCGCCTCGCCGGAGAACGTGGCTCGCGCCCTGCCCTACGTGGCCAACTTCTGGGGCGGCGGCGGCACGGACGTGCGCGTGGCCGCCCAGGAGGCCATGGTTCCCGCCAACGACCCGGCCCGCCTGCGCATGGTGCTGTTCATGACGGACGGCTTCATCGGCAATGACGACCAGGTGCTCGGCACCCTCCAGCAGCACCTGCGCGAGGAGACGCGCGTCTTCAGCGTGGGCGTGGGCAACGACGTCAACCGCTACCTCGTCGCCAAGATGGGTGAGGTGGGCCGTGGCGCCTCCACCTTCGTCAACCTCCGCCGCCCCGAGGCCGAGGTGGCCCAGGAGTTCGAGTCGCGCATCCGCGGCCCCGTGCTGACGTCGGTGCGCGTGGACACGGACGGGCTGCCGGTGTCGGACGTCTACCCGCGCGTGATGCCGGACCTCTTCAGCGGCCAGCCGCTGTTCCTCATCGGCAAGTTCCACGGCTCGGGCGAGGGCCTGCTGCGCATCACCGGCCGCGTCCGCGGGCAGGAGCGCCACTTCGACGTGCCCGTCACCTTCCCCGCCTCCGCGCCGGAGCACGCGTCGCTGCGCAGCCTGTGGGCCCGTCAGCGCATCGAGGAGCTGTCGGTGGAGAACTACCGCGGCGAGAAGCCCGAGGTCGTCCAGGCCATCACCGCCACGGCGCTCCAGTACCGGCTGATGAGCAAGTACACCTCGTTCGTCGCGGTGGAGGAGGTGGCGCGCACGCAGCCGGGTGGCGACCCGGTGCGCGAGCTGGTGCCGGTGGAGCTGCCGGAAGGCACCTCGTACGCGGCCGTCTCCGGCGAGCTGAGCCGCGAGGAGATTCCGCCCGGGGACCCCATCATCTCCGTGGCCGCCCCGAGGAACGCGCGCCGGGTGACGGCCTACTTCCCCTTTGGCCTGGTGAAGCCCCTCACCTTCGACACGGCGTCGGGCCTGTGGCGGGGCCGCTTCCTGGTGCCCCTCTTCGTCGAGGACGGCTACTACGACGTGCTGGTGGCGGTGGAGATGAAGGACGGCACGGTGCGCCGCCGCGAGGTGCGCTACCGGCTGGACTCCAAGGGCAACGACTTCGAGGTGGCGCTGTCCACGCGCGTGCTCGCTCCGGGGCAGGCCCTGCGCCTGGAGGTGGACGCGGTGGAGGCCACCCGGGAGGTGAGCGTCTACGGTGAGCTCTTCGGCGACGAGCAGCTCCTCCTGGAGACGCGCGATGGGCTGCGCTTCTCCCGGGAGCTGGTGGTGCCCGCCGGCACCGGGCCCGGGGACTACGAGCTGGTGCTCGTGGCCCGGGACGCCGCCGGCAACCGCTTCGAGCGCCGCGAGAAGGTGCGCGTCGCCCTCAGCGTCGAGGAGTAG
- a CDS encoding ligand-binding sensor domain-containing protein: MLLSTLTAALLSATVTNTETVHDLASYNGHVVACTEGGLELFTSGGRPVRTLTVEDGLPSHFCRALEVAGDRLFAATDEGVVAVDGRWRVEPVVEAKWYALPAAKGMNAEVYRAALGWLSERLPAGPTYTAFTERYLGTADGRVMAPASGRMWTVPGQVRLLEEEGDSLRVGTTEGTFMLGPDGLVSLPVPVGPLAYATGTGGETRVLGAEGESRRWGASSGEPRALPPGATSTLEEKGVAWVGTRDQGVFRRQGGAWKRVTPTGQLCGNHITALTWHQGQRVVGTFDKGVCWELPDGRWRTFRAPNLPSNHVLGLASDGRNLYVATMYGLGLHDGKSWTPMAYGGRNPVALGKLSVLAAVADTEDGVALVDGRGVSFVKPASQPLELAKRLQPPEGWSTHASVADGAGRYLWVGSEDRGLMRWDGTQWSRFHDGKDLTDNWVTALSADREGRAVVGSCQDGFSYFDGERWSRVRDAEGLPSRYVVSTALVPGGALVGTLRGAAHYDAASGKVRALPRLADPRVHSILAEEDTALFGTEGGLSQLDWRAPATVSHR, encoded by the coding sequence ATGCTGCTCTCCACCCTGACCGCCGCCCTGCTCTCCGCCACCGTCACCAACACCGAGACGGTGCATGACCTCGCCTCGTACAACGGCCACGTGGTGGCCTGTACCGAGGGAGGCCTGGAGCTCTTCACCTCCGGGGGACGGCCGGTGCGCACGCTGACGGTGGAGGACGGCCTGCCGAGCCACTTCTGCCGCGCGCTGGAGGTCGCGGGAGACCGCCTCTTCGCCGCCACGGACGAGGGCGTGGTGGCGGTGGACGGCCGCTGGCGCGTGGAGCCGGTGGTGGAGGCGAAATGGTACGCCCTGCCGGCGGCGAAGGGCATGAACGCGGAGGTGTACCGCGCGGCGCTCGGGTGGCTCTCGGAACGGCTGCCCGCGGGCCCCACGTACACGGCCTTCACCGAGCGATATCTCGGCACCGCGGATGGGCGGGTGATGGCTCCGGCCTCGGGGCGCATGTGGACGGTGCCAGGGCAGGTGCGGCTGCTGGAGGAGGAGGGAGACTCGCTGCGCGTGGGCACCACCGAGGGCACATTCATGCTGGGGCCAGACGGGCTCGTGTCCCTCCCCGTGCCCGTGGGGCCGCTCGCGTACGCCACGGGCACGGGCGGTGAGACGCGGGTGCTCGGCGCGGAGGGCGAGTCACGGCGCTGGGGCGCGAGCTCGGGCGAGCCCAGGGCACTGCCCCCGGGAGCCACGAGCACGCTCGAGGAGAAGGGCGTGGCGTGGGTGGGAACTCGTGACCAGGGCGTCTTCCGGCGTCAGGGCGGGGCGTGGAAGCGGGTGACGCCCACGGGCCAGCTGTGCGGCAACCACATCACCGCGCTCACGTGGCACCAGGGACAGCGCGTGGTGGGTACCTTCGACAAAGGCGTGTGCTGGGAGCTACCCGATGGGCGGTGGCGGACGTTCCGCGCGCCGAACCTCCCGAGCAACCACGTGCTGGGCCTCGCGAGTGACGGGAGGAACCTCTACGTGGCCACGATGTACGGGCTGGGCCTCCACGACGGAAAGTCGTGGACCCCCATGGCCTACGGAGGCCGCAACCCGGTGGCGCTCGGCAAGCTGTCGGTGCTGGCGGCGGTGGCGGACACGGAGGACGGTGTCGCCCTCGTGGACGGACGCGGTGTGTCCTTCGTGAAGCCGGCGAGCCAGCCGCTCGAGTTGGCGAAGCGGCTGCAACCGCCGGAGGGCTGGAGCACCCACGCTTCGGTGGCGGACGGCGCCGGGCGCTACCTCTGGGTTGGGAGTGAAGATCGAGGCCTGATGCGCTGGGACGGCACACAGTGGAGCCGCTTCCACGATGGGAAGGACCTCACGGACAACTGGGTGACGGCGCTCTCCGCGGACAGGGAGGGCCGTGCGGTGGTGGGCTCGTGTCAGGACGGCTTCAGCTACTTCGACGGCGAGCGCTGGAGCCGGGTGCGCGACGCCGAGGGCCTGCCGAGCCGCTACGTGGTGTCCACCGCGCTGGTACCGGGTGGGGCCCTGGTGGGCACGCTGCGGGGCGCGGCGCACTACGACGCGGCGAGCGGCAAGGTGCGAGCGTTGCCCCGGCTCGCGGACCCGCGCGTGCACTCCATCCTCGCGGAGGAAGACACGGCCCTCTTCGGCACGGAGGGTGGGCTCTCCCAGTTGGACTGGAGAGCCCCCGCCACCGTCTCCCACCGCTGA
- the gloA gene encoding lactoylglutathione lyase produces the protein MRILHTMLRVGDLEKSLDFYTRVLGMQLLRRKDYPDGKFTLAFVGYGPEDTHPALELTHNWDTSKYELGNAYGHIALGVRDIHATCDSIRKAGGKVVREPGPMKHGTTVIAFVEDPDGYRVELIQQGS, from the coding sequence ATGCGAATCCTCCACACGATGCTGCGTGTCGGCGACCTCGAGAAGTCGCTGGACTTCTACACCCGCGTCCTCGGGATGCAGTTGCTGCGCCGCAAGGACTACCCGGACGGCAAGTTCACCCTGGCCTTCGTCGGCTACGGCCCCGAGGACACCCATCCGGCCCTGGAGCTCACCCACAACTGGGACACCTCGAAGTACGAGCTGGGCAACGCCTACGGCCACATCGCACTGGGCGTGCGGGACATCCACGCCACCTGTGACTCCATCCGCAAGGCCGGTGGCAAGGTGGTGCGCGAGCCGGGTCCCATGAAGCACGGCACCACCGTCATCGCCTTCGTCGAGGATCCGGACGGCTACCGGGTGGAGCTCATCCAGCAGGGCTCTTGA
- a CDS encoding DUF2019 domain-containing protein produces the protein MTIEELVEEFARNVAAQTDAIFRGDTSTGDEHADRYIAAFKKLRSAGDAGRDALAVLLEHPRMDVRVGAAACLLRHRTAESKAVLEAAAKGEGLAAFEAAQVLKNWENGTWALDPA, from the coding sequence ATGACCATTGAGGAGCTTGTTGAGGAGTTCGCCCGAAACGTAGCCGCGCAGACCGATGCCATCTTTCGCGGGGATACCAGCACCGGAGATGAGCACGCTGATCGTTACATCGCTGCTTTCAAGAAACTGCGCTCCGCTGGAGACGCAGGGCGGGATGCTCTCGCAGTGCTGCTGGAGCACCCTCGGATGGATGTGAGGGTCGGAGCTGCCGCATGCCTGCTCCGCCACCGGACGGCAGAATCCAAGGCGGTGTTGGAAGCAGCGGCGAAGGGGGAGGGGCTCGCCGCGTTCGAGGCTGCCCAGGTGTTGAAGAACTGGGAGAACGGCACCTGGGCCTTGGACCCGGCATAG
- a CDS encoding CotH kinase family protein: MPTEAEGGSPGSGVDTSPPLAPITPAPSEGTPPAPDTPAPDEPPPLPPKPTVCAPTGDGPHWLQEGEPITLQLRCGTGHTTPDLRFTVSPLPAGATVDEARGIFQWTPGKAQASVWLLTITERGTGETGVLKVGVADNWLAPGNIRELDPVAYTEEYGLPVMHLSFEGTLTAGGYRPAQLVYRGHRYAIEAKYRGATSSSYPKRNYTLKFSEEDPFNEPDLAGGFTGRRRVVLITSFNDNSNIRPRLAFDLWNRMSPDHIQVKTYSAVLYVNGRFWGLFTVADHVDEHLMRQHGLSKDGDLFKAVDVDANFSRLDAEGVPKPSLHQGFEKSEGKPKDGQVGAYDTLTALIERIAGSDRDTFRAQWGSWLNTRDYEDWWIFNTLILGTDSASKNAYHYYDPVTRAPWRFIPWDLDASFGQNWDTHRSSPTDLPDFSGRNLLFARMLADPAIATPLRERYRALLRGPLSEEEVLKLIDGYEREIGPVALRDEARWFQQHRSFEWWSDRTDFNTHAQEVEYIRQWVRERWSLLGRRLP; this comes from the coding sequence GTGCCCACGGAGGCGGAGGGCGGCTCTCCCGGCTCGGGAGTGGACACTTCCCCTCCCCTGGCTCCGATTACGCCGGCCCCTTCGGAGGGCACGCCGCCCGCTCCCGATACGCCGGCGCCGGACGAGCCGCCTCCACTTCCTCCGAAGCCGACCGTCTGTGCTCCGACGGGAGACGGTCCCCACTGGCTCCAGGAAGGCGAGCCGATCACCCTCCAGCTGCGTTGCGGCACGGGCCACACGACGCCCGACCTGCGCTTCACCGTGTCTCCGCTACCCGCCGGGGCCACCGTGGACGAGGCCCGTGGCATCTTCCAGTGGACGCCGGGAAAGGCCCAGGCGTCCGTGTGGCTGCTCACCATCACCGAGCGCGGCACCGGCGAGACGGGCGTGCTCAAGGTGGGCGTGGCCGACAACTGGCTGGCCCCGGGCAACATCCGGGAGTTGGACCCGGTCGCGTACACCGAGGAGTACGGGCTGCCGGTGATGCACCTCTCCTTCGAGGGCACGCTCACGGCCGGTGGCTACCGTCCCGCGCAGCTCGTCTACCGCGGGCACCGCTACGCCATCGAGGCCAAGTACCGCGGGGCCACCTCCAGCAGCTACCCCAAGCGCAACTACACCCTGAAGTTCTCCGAGGAGGACCCGTTCAACGAGCCGGACCTCGCCGGAGGCTTCACCGGCCGGCGCCGCGTGGTGCTCATCACCAGCTTCAACGACAACTCCAACATCCGTCCGAGGCTCGCCTTCGACCTGTGGAACCGGATGTCGCCGGACCACATCCAGGTGAAGACGTACAGCGCGGTCCTCTACGTGAACGGGCGCTTCTGGGGCCTCTTCACCGTGGCGGACCACGTGGACGAGCACCTGATGCGCCAGCACGGTCTATCCAAGGACGGAGACCTCTTCAAGGCGGTGGACGTGGACGCGAACTTCTCGCGGCTCGACGCGGAGGGCGTGCCCAAGCCGTCCCTTCATCAGGGTTTCGAGAAGTCCGAGGGCAAGCCCAAGGATGGCCAGGTCGGCGCCTATGACACGCTCACGGCCCTCATCGAGCGCATCGCCGGCTCGGACCGGGACACCTTCCGCGCGCAATGGGGCTCGTGGCTGAACACGCGTGACTACGAGGACTGGTGGATCTTCAATACGCTCATCCTCGGAACGGACTCGGCCTCCAAGAACGCGTACCACTACTACGACCCGGTGACGCGAGCGCCCTGGCGCTTCATCCCCTGGGACCTGGATGCGAGCTTCGGCCAGAACTGGGACACGCACCGGAGCTCGCCCACGGATCTGCCGGACTTCTCCGGACGCAACCTCCTCTTCGCGCGCATGCTGGCGGACCCCGCCATCGCCACGCCCCTGCGCGAGCGCTACCGGGCGTTGCTGCGAGGCCCCCTGAGCGAGGAGGAGGTGTTGAAGCTCATCGACGGCTACGAGCGGGAGATCGGCCCCGTGGCCCTGCGTGACGAGGCCCGCTGGTTCCAGCAGCACCGCTCCTTCGAATGGTGGAGCGACCGCACCGACTTCAACACCCACGCGCAGGAGGTGGAGTACATCCGCCAGTGGGTGCGCGAGCGCTGGAGCCTGCTCGGCCGGCGGCTGCCCTAG
- a CDS encoding RebB family R body protein — MADSDNVDLATLGAEVELVRLGTAVAQVLAKLNEVTARQQQGILDLVVEARVACESVRGPAPESKSVSLPPIEPAQSTAPVEGDAPESSAPSVHPDEVRARALASVYEAAAQALGLAFHNAVANQQQLNALGQAALSQAAVLVLSSGSSGESHPVGVLKAG, encoded by the coding sequence ATGGCGGATAGCGACAACGTGGATCTGGCGACGCTCGGCGCCGAGGTGGAGCTGGTGCGGCTCGGGACGGCGGTGGCCCAGGTCCTGGCGAAGCTGAACGAGGTGACCGCTCGGCAGCAGCAGGGCATCCTGGATCTCGTCGTGGAGGCCCGGGTGGCGTGTGAGTCCGTCCGGGGGCCGGCGCCCGAGTCGAAGTCCGTCTCCCTGCCGCCCATCGAGCCGGCGCAGTCCACGGCCCCGGTGGAGGGAGACGCGCCCGAGTCCAGCGCGCCGTCCGTCCACCCCGACGAGGTGAGGGCGCGGGCCCTGGCCTCGGTGTACGAGGCGGCGGCACAGGCGCTCGGCCTGGCGTTCCACAACGCGGTGGCCAACCAGCAGCAGCTCAACGCCCTGGGGCAGGCGGCCCTGAGCCAGGCGGCCGTCCTGGTGCTCTCGTCCGGGTCCTCCGGCGAGTCGCACCCGGTGGGCGTCCTCAAGGCGGGCTGA